GTACCGTGGCTAGCCGAGGATGTCACATGGACGGAGGCCGAAAACACCGTCACGGCGACAGTTCGGATACGACCTGCACTTCGGTGGCACGACGAAACCGCGTTGACGACGGCTGATATCGGGTTCACATACGACATGCTACGGGATACTACCATGGGCGACTCCGACTATGCGATCCCTGCCCCCCAGTTCCGTGGCCGTAGTTCGCTGGTCGACAGCGTCGATACACTCTCGAACAGAGAAATCACCCTGGAGTTCCCCGATACGAGTATCGAAACCGCCCGGCGTGCGCTTACCGTCCCGATACTTCCACAGCACGAGTGGGAAGATCGGACAGAACGGTCTGCAGACCATCTAACGACGGCGATCGAAACATCCAATGAAGAGCCGATCGGTAGCGGCCCATTCATCTACGAGGACTCGACCGAGGACAGTGATCTGATCCTTTCGCGTAACGAGGATCACTTTCTGCTAGATCTTGAGGATCCACACGAACGACTCGAATCGTTACGTGGCGACACCACATTCGACGAAATCGAGTTCGAGGTGGGGGTGAACGTCGGTGTTGTACTCAGCGATATCGACAGCGGTAACCGGGATATTACCGCAACTTCGATCCCCCCGGGCGACGTCGAGAGCGTCCAGAACAACTATGACAATACCGAAGTACTCGTAGGAGAGGGACAGGAGTTCTTTGTTCTCGGCTTCAACACTCGACGCCATCCAATGGGGAATCACCGTTTCAGACAAACAGTTGCCCGTCTTGTCGATCGGAACTATATTGCTGAAACCGTTCTCGAGGGCTATGGACAGCCATCGGACACCCCGCTGAAGCGTACGGAGTTCGTTACGGACGAGTTCACGTGGACTGGTCAGAGCAGTCTCGGACTGTTTCCGGGTAAAGACGGAGCCGTGGATCCGGAGGCTGCGCGGGACACGTTCAGGGATGCTGGATTCCGCTTCGACGACGACGGCAATCTGGTCGTTTAAGACTGAGTCAGGCCAGTATCGATCAGTGTTCCCGGACAGATTCCTGATCGTCGCTGCGTAGGCGAAGTTTAAGTGATATCGCGTAAAAGGAAACGACGAGGGTTGATACAATGGTATTCAAGAAAATCACGATGATCGGCACGAGCTCGGACAGTTTTGAGGACGCAACCGACGACGCCCTCGACAGGGCGGAAGCGACACTGGAGAACATCCACTGGGCGGAAGTCGAGAACCTCGGCGTCGAAGTAGCATCTGCAGACGGTCGCGAGTATCAGGCAGAAGTCGAGATCGCGTTCGAACTCGAGGACTGATCAGGTACGGAACGACTCGCCACAGCCACACTCGCTGACGACGTTGGGGTTCTCGACGTGGAACCCCTCCGCCTGCAGTCCGCTTTCGTAATCGACGACGCTACCTTCGATGTAGTTCTGGCTTGCCGGATCGACGAACACGCGTAGCCCGTTGTGTTCGGTTATCGTATCGTCTTCTTCCGGGGCATCGTCGAAGCGCATTCCGTACGAGAGTCCCGCGCAGCCGCCCTGCTGGACGAACAGTCGCAGTCCGGCGACCCCCTCGTCGAGGCCTTCG
This DNA window, taken from Natranaeroarchaeum aerophilus, encodes the following:
- a CDS encoding ABC transporter substrate-binding protein; translated protein: MVPGSVSYRRQVLAGLGATALGASAGCLDFFREVGSTGPTQLSVNVTTLPADDDTASSRIARQLVDNLSEAGINATIDPREDEQALRALLLDNDYDIFVGRHPAITDPDELRTLLHTRYSEEKGWQNPYGVTIPSLDDLLDRQRSESGEQRMQTVTELQKELFDLHPLSVIAYPSKLTAVRTDLVTDTLPGGLTTRNDYLRLEAANPERDRLLVSLFRPTVTENLNPLVPETGPDSAILDCIYDPLFEWIDGELVPWLAEDVTWTEAENTVTATVRIRPALRWHDETALTTADIGFTYDMLRDTTMGDSDYAIPAPQFRGRSSLVDSVDTLSNREITLEFPDTSIETARRALTVPILPQHEWEDRTERSADHLTTAIETSNEEPIGSGPFIYEDSTEDSDLILSRNEDHFLLDLEDPHERLESLRGDTTFDEIEFEVGVNVGVVLSDIDSGNRDITATSIPPGDVESVQNNYDNTEVLVGEGQEFFVLGFNTRRHPMGNHRFRQTVARLVDRNYIAETVLEGYGQPSDTPLKRTEFVTDEFTWTGQSSLGLFPGKDGAVDPEAARDTFRDAGFRFDDDGNLVV
- a CDS encoding dodecin; the encoded protein is MVFKKITMIGTSSDSFEDATDDALDRAEATLENIHWAEVENLGVEVASADGREYQAEVEIAFELED
- a CDS encoding HesB/IscA family protein — encoded protein: MSTETAQGKDGSGTVKVTQAAADEALSLLDSEGLDEGVAGLRLFVQQGGCAGLSYGMRFDDAPEEDDTITEHNGLRVFVDPASQNYIEGSVVDYESGLQAEGFHVENPNVVSECGCGESFRT